The following are from one region of the Girardinichthys multiradiatus isolate DD_20200921_A chromosome 9, DD_fGirMul_XY1, whole genome shotgun sequence genome:
- the tbl1xr1a gene encoding F-box-like/WD repeat-containing protein TBL1XR1a yields the protein MSISSDEVNFLVYRYLQESGFSHSAFTFGIESHISQSNINGALVPPAALISIIQKGLQYVEAEVSINEDGTLFDGRPIESLSLIDAVMPDVVQTRQQAYRDKMAQQQAAASAPASAAGGSITGNAKNGENTANGEENGAHALANNHSDLMEVDGDVEIPQNKAMVLRGHESEVFICAWNPVSDLLASGSGDSTARIWNLSENSTSSSTQLVLRHCIREGGQDVPSNKDVTSLDWNSEGTLLATGSYDGFARIWTKDGNLASTLGQHKGPIFALKWNKKGNFILSAGVDKTTIIWDAHTGEAKQQFPFHSAPALDVDWQSNNTFASCSTDMCIHVCKLGQDRPIKTFQGHSNEVNAIKWDPTGNLLASCSDDMTLKIWSMKQDTCIHDLQAHSKEIYTIKWSPTGPGTNNPSANLMLASASFDSTVRLWDVDRGICIHTLTKHQEPVYSVAFSPDGRHLASGSFDKCVHIWNTQTGALVHSYRGTGGIFEVCWNAAGDKVGASASDGSVCVLDLRK from the exons ATGAGCATTAGCAGTGATGAGGTCAACTTTCTGGTCTACAGATACCTACAGGAATCAG GGTTCTCCCACTCTGCGTTTACATTTGGTATAGAAAGCCACATCAGTCAGTCCAACATCAACGGTGCTCTGGTGCCCCCTGCTGCCCTCATCAGCATTATTCAGAAGGGCCTGCAGTATGTGGAGGCAGAAGTCAGCATCAATGAG GACGGCACGTTATTTGACGGACGTCCCATTGAATCTCTGTCCCTCATTGATGCGGTGATGCCAGACGTGGTTCAGACGAGGCAGCAGGCTTACCGGGACAAAATGGCCCAGCAGCAGGCTGCAGCTTCAGCACCAGCATCAGCTGCTGGAGGCAGCATAACTGGGAACGCCAAGAATGGAGAGAATACTGCCAACGGGGAGGAGAACGGAGCCCATGCCTTAGCAA ACAACCACTCAGATCTGATGGAAGTGGATGGAGATGTAGAGATCCCTCAGAATAAGGCCATGGTCCTGAGGGGTCACGAGTCCGAGGTCTTTATCTGTGCCTGGAACCCAGTGAGTGATCTGCTAGCATCTGG GTCTGGTGATTCGACAGCTCGTATCTGGAACCTGAGTGAAAACAGTACAAGCAGCTCCACACAGCTGGTGCTGAGGCACTGCATTAGAGAAGGAGGACAGGACGTCCCCAGCAACAAAGATGTCACCTCACTGGACTGGAAT AGTGAGGGCACGCTGTTGGCTACAGGCTCATATGATGGCTTTGCCAGAATATGGACAAAAGATG GTAACCTAGCCAGTACCCTGGGACAACACAAAGGTCCCATTTTTGCcctgaagtggaataaaaaaggCAATTTTATCTTGAGTGCAGGAGTAGACAAG ACTACAATCATATGGGATGCTCATACAGGAGAAGCCAAACAACAGTTTCCCTTCCATTCAG CTCCAGCTCTGGACGTGGACTGGCAGAGCAACAACACATTTGCTTCCTGTAGTACAGACATGTGTATCCATGTCTGTAAACTGGGACAGGACCGGCCCATTAAAACATTCCAGGGACACTCA AATGAAGTGAATGCAATAAAGTGGGACCCAACGGGGAACCTGTTAGCATCCTGCTCAGATGACATGACGTTGAAG atcTGGAGTATGAAGCAGGACACGTGTATCCATGACCTGCAGGCCCACAGCAAAGAAATCTACACCATTAAATGGAGTCCGACTGGACCGGGAACCAACAATCCCAGCGCTAACCTCATGCTagccag TGCATCGTTTGACTCCACGGTGCGTCTCTGGGATGTGGATCGAGGCATCTGTATCCACACGCTGACTAAACACCAGGAGCCGGTGTACAGCGTGGCTTTCAGCCCTGATGGGCGCCATCTGGCCAGCGGCTCGTTTGACAAATGTGTGCACATCTGGAACACACAG ACGGGGGCGTTGGTGCACAGCTACAGAGGGACAGGTGGGATCTTTGAGGTGTGTTGGAACGCAGCAGGAGACAAAGTGGGAGCTAGCGCGTCAGACGGATCT GTGTGTGTATTAGACCTGCGGAAATAG